From the Ascaphus truei isolate aAscTru1 chromosome 15, aAscTru1.hap1, whole genome shotgun sequence genome, one window contains:
- the LOC142466715 gene encoding uncharacterized protein LOC142466715, producing the protein MEKMRTEQSCNTPINMTENVSFNQSRQLINNVTASHSKRYLLTAATGKDLGESGKSLTWLSDQNAQKRTQTGKRPHVCGECGKGFSDLTHLNIHKRTHTGERPHVCGECGKGFNHLSTLNTHMRTHTGERPHLCGECGKGFSHLYNLNIHKRTHTGERPHVCEECGKGFSQLSNLRKHKWTHTGERPHVCGECGKGFSLLSNLDTHIRTHTGEKPYVCGECGKGFSDLSSLNTHTRTHTGERPHVCGECGVGFSQLSSLNTHKRTHTGERPHVCGECGKGFSQLSNLDRHKRTHTGERPYVCGKCGKGFSDLSSLNTHTRTHTGERPHVCGECGVGFSQLSSLNTHKRTHTGERPHVCGECGKGFSQLCHLETHKRTHTGERPYVCGECGKGFSRLSHLDTHKRTHTGERPYVCGECGKGFIQLSNLRKHKWTHTGERPISNARHV; encoded by the coding sequence atggaaaagatgaggacagaacaatcttgcaacactccaataaatatgacagaaaatgtatctttcaaccagtcaaggcaattaataaacaatgtaactgcttctcattccaaaagATATTTATTAACTgctgccacaggaaaagatcttggagaaagtgggaagagtctgacgtggttatcagaccagaacgcacagaagagaacacagaccgggaagagaccgcatgtatgtggggaatgtggaaagggatttagtgacttaacCCACCTGAACAttcacaagaggacacacacaggggagagaccgcatgtatgtggggaatgtgggaagggatttaatcATTTATCcaccctgaacacacacatgaggacacacacaggggagagaccgcatttatgtggggaatgtgggaagggatttagtcacttatacaacctgaacatacacaagaggacacacacaggggagagaccgcatgtatgtgaggaatgtgggaagggatttagtcagttatccaacctGAGGAAACACAagtggacacacacaggggagagaccgcatgtatgtggggaatgtgggaagggatttagtctaTTATCCAACCTGGACACACAcataaggacacacacaggggaaaaaccgtatgtatgtggggaatgtgggaagggatttagtgacttatccagcctgaacacacacacgaggacacacacaggggagagaccgcatgtatgtggggaatgtggggtgggatttagtcagttatctaGCCTGAACacgcacaagaggacacacacaggggagagaccgcatgtatgtggggaatgtggaaagggatttagtcagttatccaacctggaccgacacaagaggacacacacaggggagagaccgtatgtatgtgggaaatgtgggaagggatttagtgacttatccagcctgaacacacacacgaggacacacacaggggagagaccgcatgtatgtggggaatgtggggtgggatttagtcagttatctagcctgaacacacacaagaggacacacacaggggagagaccgcatgtatgtggggaatgtggaaagggatttagtcagttatgcCACCTGgaaacacacaagaggacacacacaggggagagaccatatgtatgtggggaatgtggaaagggatttagtcggttatcccacctggacacacacaagaggacacacacaggggagagaccatatgtatgtggggaatgtgggaagggatttattcAGTTATCCAACCTGAGGAAACACAAGTGGACACACACAGGTGAGAGACCTATCTCTAATGCCAGGCATGTTTAG